From the Carassius auratus strain Wakin chromosome 36, ASM336829v1, whole genome shotgun sequence genome, the window ACATGAGGGCTTATGAATTTatcatgatttattttctttattttatttctcttaaGCATAGGTTGTGTATAATAACGTTAAAATCTCACTATACCTTAAAGAAGAAAATGTTCTTGTTCTTCTCATAATACAATGCAGCGTCAATGTTGGCAGGGATTCTTTTTAGTGGTTTGGGGTATCTATAGTCAAGGCGGTTATTTGTGAACCTCCAGACTTTTTCACCTAAGAAAAAGGAGCAGGTGGGTAgaagagaaaatgtttttttagacTTTAGTTAAGTAAATTTGTACATCTGCATTTTTCCTTCTTAAAAGTATCTCTAAATTACGACATATGCTCAATATCCAATGCATAAAACCTAACCTCCCATAACATCCGGTGTACTTGTTACATTGTACGAAGAATGGCACCTTCACTTATATTACTCTCAGCTTCATCCTTATACCATACCATAGGATACCATAGACAGCAAGATACTGGGGAAGTCATGTCCTACTGGTTAGAGAGTTTAAcacctaaccctaaggttgtgggttcgagtcttgggctggcaatatcatgactgaggtgcccttgagcaaggcaccgaccCCCAGCTGTGCTGCAGCATAAtgggctgcccactgctccgggtgtgtgttcacagtgtgtgtgtgtgtgtgcactttgaatgggttaaatagCAGAGCACACATTCTgcgtatgggtcaccatacttggctgtatgtcactttcacttttttcactttagaTCGGGTCCATATCAGTATCCAGACCATATGGTGGACCTCCACCCAGAAACAACCTTAACACAGCCCTTCACGGTCAGTGAAGACCTCAAAAACAAGCCCTTGGCCAACCCAAGCCAAACTCCATATGGCCAACTATGCCAAGTCCAGCTGGGACCGTTTTATCCAGAAGGATGTTAATTTTGCTTAAGGCCACTGATAAACCTAAGCCTAccaataatttattcctaaacaTCAGTGAAAATGATATCTGATTAACGAGAGTAGAATTACCTAActctgattttaagcctaaaacagatatttcttgaAAGGTTATATCTCTATGACTTTGACTGGtagattggaatgttgttccaggattaACAAGGATGttaatccaggaacatgttgtacttggtgaaatcacgctcacatAAGCCACTCATTGACTGCTGGCTAAAGTGACAGCTCTACCTACATATTTGAATGTGCTTAACAGACTACAACTCATATTATCATGTTTGTTTGCCTATGCCAGAGGAGAACTaatcccccaactgagcctggcttCTCCCAAGGTTTCTTTCTCCATTCTGTTATACAATGGAGTttgggttccttgccactgttgccttCTGGTTTCCTTAGCTGGGGTCTGAAAGTCACATAACTTTTAGAAAATCTATCAATGTGACCACACTGACACTACTGGATAGGAACAATATCTCGTATAGAGTCAAACTTAACTATTGACATCTGTGGAACTGCTATGCAGCTAAATCACATCTTGCAACActgaatcatctgaatcaacacTAAGCTACTGTAACTACAGCTGAATAATGACATTGCTGCCTTTTGTAGAACCAAACTGAGCTATGGTTGTGATGAAATTAACACTGTTATTGATTTTAACTGTACACACACTAAACAAACTTAATCTGAACAATGACACTGTTGTCTCAATACATGGGTTTCCATAATTGATTCTGCTATTTTTCCTGTTtatcactgtgaagctgctttggcacaatctgtattgtaataagcactatacaaataaaggtgacttgactagagGGATCCCAGCTACACTACAAGTCATCATGACCAATGCAATCTGGAGTAACTCCACTCTACCAAGTTCCTACATTGCCACCAGGAATGGAGAGCATTCTTCTTCACTTGATTTCACTACACTGTGACATGTAGACATAGTTCCAAAAACAGCAACTGATGCCCTCTTCCAACTGCATGCTGCCAATCTTCCCAATGTTTACACCTCATTTTTTTCTCCCATCCTCCATTTTCAACAGTCCCATCCAATGGGATATTGGCCTCATGATTCCACTCTCCTCCATCTAAACCACAACATCTGCATTCTGGTGGCAGTGGACCAGATTAATATGGCCTGCCATTTGATTAACCTCAGGAGGCTTCCCATGGCACTGGAAAAGGCAGAGGCCCTGTTCTATCATCTGTTCAGTACCTCTGGCCTTCCAGAAGACAATGTGCCAAATCACAGTTTATTTCTTGAGTCTTGTGCTCCTTTTTCCCCCTCCTGCGGATTTCCATCAGGCTCTCCTCTGGTTTTTATCCCCACACAAATGAACAAACAGAGCGCACAATTCAACAAATTTTCAGCTTCTTTGAGAACATACTGTCACAGAAGTGAGAGTGAGCTGCACGCCAGATCAATACAAACCCCTCAATACCATCCAGGAGGTCAGGTCTTCCCCGCAGTACATGATCAATTCTACATTTCATGTCTTATGACTTAAGCCATTCACTCCTCCTGCTTAACAAGGGACTGGTGAAGAAAATGCCCCTCCTACTCCAGTGTTCCTTTTAGAGGATGGTCTGGCATTGCCAAGGGCATCTCCAATATCTTGTGAAGGGGAAAAGTGAAGGGAGTCTATGCTTACATTATTGTTGTTATGTTTCATTGTCTCAGTTACCAGAGTCAGCCTGATCCAGTTTGTTCCTAGGCCTAGATGTTTGACTTAGTACCAGCTTTAACCAAAACATAGCCATTTTCAACTTTATCATAGATTACAACAAATGGACTTCTACTACCTGTCAAACAtgctttttaatgtaatattatttcatcATCAAAAATATAATCAGTATCAATATACTGATTGCATAGTAGCTTAGAATCAACTATCAGTATTTTGACACACCCCCTGCTACATCCTAGTTGAATTCCTCAGTCGACGCTTTCTCTAAAGTTGTAAAAATTTATGAGTATACATCTTATCTTGTATATTCATTATAGGCTACAATGCAGTTACATCagttttcaataaaacattttaaaaagcataaaaaaacatgTGCAGAGAATAATAATCTACCTTTAAAGAAGTATGTCTTGTTGGTTCTCGGGGAATATACAGCTGCATTCAGGTTTCCTGGTAGCCCCTTCCATAGCAAACTTATTTTTACTGGAGAGTTATGGCCCATATCTGTAATTGTCCACACATAATCCCCACTAAAAGCATACGTCTTACGTGAGGGACctaacacaaaaaataaataaataacattttataatattttccaGAGCacgttatataatattattagtcACTGAACCAGCAAATctactgcatttgtttaatttgaATGAACTGATGTCATGTGCACTGTTATATTGCATGGTTTTCTCACCCAGCATTATAGCATCAAGTTTAGCAGTGCATGGATCTAGCATATCACCCCTGGGGAATGGAGCTATGGCAGTGGGATTCGTCACGGCATAGATATCATCAGCAGTGGTTGTAGTAAAGATCCTTTTACCTGAATTCATAAGAGTAATTAACATAGGCAGTTATttgcaaatattcaaatatatggcaaatgttcagttatttgttTGGAGTATTTTACCATATATGGCTTGGATTCCTCTGATATCATCAATGTGCAGTTTAAAATCAGCTTGGTAACCAGTGTAGTGTGCTGCCATAAGAGCACTGCTGTACTGAGAATGCCCCAAGCCTAGAGCATGCCCAATCTCATGAGCCGCAACAATACGCAGATTGGAACCATAATACTTCCCTTCAGTCCAAAATTCATCTTCATCAAAGTGAACTATTCCTGATGGAGGGGCTTCAGCGTGTGCAAGAACATGGCCTATGAAAAGATTATTGTTCTGCATTGTAAAGCAAAAGTACATAAAGCTGGTGTGTCCATGAGTTTACAGTTTGCCAggactgtgtttacgagaatgATACCATAACATATAACATTAGATCTTATTAACGTGTAAAATGACAGGAGTAAAATGAAtgcatataataaatgtaatttttattgtttaacttttaatattataataaattatataattaatttggtAAGATGTACTTACCAGGACCATCAAAAGGTGAAGGACACCCAACTCTCTTGTGAAATGAGATTTGAATATCAGCAGGTCCATAGTTAATCTCTTTAAAGATGAGTGGGGTGACATCACTCCAGTATTTAAATGCTGAGCGTATGGCTGTCTGTGTTGCAGTTTTCCCCATGTCTGGTGTGTAGTTGTAAATGCGATATGTTAAGTTTTTCTTTCTCCAAAATCCTATGAAATAAGAAAGACAAATTAAAAATCCAAACAGATGTTTTCTCTAAATAAAGAGCAAACTTATTTACTTGGTTATTGTTTATGTCCAATGTGTGTACCTCACACATACTGACAATTAAGGTTATTATCTTATACCAGTTTGTCATATCTaattgaaagaaaatgaaaataattattctgGATGTACAGTCAAGGTGagcaaatttaaaatgcatttgaattaaactgcttttcacagtattttaaatacattttagtgagACTTTCTATGAAacttgtatttataataaatcataagGGCATTCTTAAGGCACTATAATGCACACATAATTCCtttcattaaataattgtaataacagctacattttataatgtattaatgaACTAACTGTTGTTtataagtgaaagtgatgtgaatTGTATGTGAAAAgtatagtgtcccatactctgaatttgtgctctacatttaaccatccaagtgcacacactcggcagtgagtagtgaacacacaccgtgaacacacagtGGGCATCCATATTTACTGCAGCAcaccgggagcagttgggggttcagtgccttgccttagttgtggtattgagggtggaataGAATGCATtacccacctacaatccctgccggtaTTGAGAATTGAAtccgcaacctttgggttacaagttcAACCCATGATTTCCctacagtataaaatatattatatacaaaagtTAGTTCAGGTCTTCAAATCTGACTAGCTGAGAGGCCTTCCAGGTGCGctgatatctttttttattatcagtaCTTGGACTATTCACAGTTTGTATTACTCTGCTTCCAGACAGGCAGAATTTCTCACAGTGAGGAGAAAATCCACTATCATTTTCAAAATACTGTTGTGTTAAACTATCAATGGCAGTTTTGTTGATATTCCAGTACAGTAAATGTGTCACATAGCCCATTCATGATACCACAGTGTTGTTTAAAATTAGACTTCATTTATGTTACtttcacaagttcacacttacatataataaacTGAGTAAAGGATTatcatatttggcgtgctgtccggggagaGGGCTCCGAGCTCTGTACTAACTCCAGAGCACAGGGTACTCCCCCTGCCGGGGAGAGGGGTGCGACCTCTGCGTCTAGCCTGGACCCAAGCGCTCCCCCCAAGTGTTCTTCCCTGTGCTGGGTTAGGAACGGGCTGAAGGTGAGGAGTGGGGGTGATGGAGGAATGCTGAAATACTAGAACCACGAATGTAGGACTACTTTGATTATTTATAGGGGTTCTCTCTTGCACTGATTGGATAGATGGATGTGATAACTGATGATGAATTGGCCGTGTTAATTATCTGCGCGTGCTCCTACCAAAACTTGATTATAAAACATCACTTAttctgttttggtttttgttCCTGTGTTCAATTCTTCTGTTTCTTCCATAGTTACTCACTGTTTACACTCACCTGTCCCTTGTTTATTTCTTCACCTTCCCTGTGTATTTAAACCTGTGTTTTCAGTTCAGTTGTGTTGGTCCTTGTCTATACATTGTGGATTATAGCTGTGTCAGTTTGTGTTTGTCGTTTAGTGTATTTTTTGCAACAATTcaaaaaattgttgttgttgttgttgcaaataGATCCTCAACTCTTTCCTTGGTTTGCCATGACAATACTacatattattcatttttttcttttttataagtaATTTCACATGACTTGCAATACATTAAGAACAATATCTTCATGATAATAGACTTCAGAGAAAATGTTACCAAACTTGGTTGACTGTATTATTAAACAATCAGGAAGTAGACGCTCACCACCAAATCGCCTGTATTTTAAAGACTTTTGGTTGAAGGGGTCCTCAACACCACATCGCGGCTGCCTCATTTTAAGAAGAGTAGCTCGGTCAAGATTTCCAGTGACTGGCAGCCCTGACACCCCTTGAAAGAGACTTTTACAAATATGACAGTTCAGAAGCTCACAATAGCAGATACAACAGAGATTACAATGGACCTTCCTCAAGAATTATGATTAATGaaagttacaaataaattaatttaagaaaCTGTAGCATTACCATGTATTAATATGGGGggaaattataaatttatttaaaattattacaaagatAAAATTGTAACATATTAAGATACATGTTTAGTATGTGCAGAAGCCAATGTGTTATTAAAGGAAATAAACAGAAACATCTATAGACTACATTTACTGTGACTGTTTTACCTGAGAGCCACTTTCATAGCCCGCTCACTGGAATCTCTTTGAGCTTCTGGGTTCAGTGGAGTATCTAGATATCCAAACTGTCTCAGGTACATCTATTAAATGTAAAGTGGGTATACAGGCAGTGTGATAAATTACCCCAATAatcctgtttttaaaaataaaattctaaaaagtaaaaataaataaataaattacatgacATGGCAAATGCAATATCAGTGTTATGATAACTACCTAAAAGTTTTGAGTCAAAatttcagtaaaataaatatttgtttcttttacGTTTCTTCCTGAATTCTGCCATTCAGACTAAACTTTCAGTATTAATTTTTTGTAATAGTAGTTGGTTAAGCAAGTTAAACAGATTTAAAAGATTTAAAGGTCTATATAGTTTATAGCACATTCCAAAATATTTTCGTATATATAcgaattaagttaaattaatctATCATAAAATTTCTTCATATATTGTCCAGTGTGATATAATCCATACATAATCAACGAAACATTGCAATTGCATTACTAAAAAGGACTAATAAATTCATAGAACAAAAACTTTTTGATTTTTGCTCCAAGAGGGCGCTGGTCAAACTAACATAACATTATTATGGCTGTCTCGATATTCTTTTAACTTCCCATAATCTTAAAATTAATTCAGAATTCTTGGGTTTGGTATTCTTGAGCCTATTATTTTTACTTCTGGCTGTTTGATGGATCGGGATtcatgtaacagtaaaactctcaGGTTAGTTTATTGatacttttaattatttcatgTCACAAACctataaagtaacataaaaagtAGCCTACGTTTACAGTAAATCACGTTACCTGTGCCTCTGTAAACTCTCGTCTTCTGCTCGTCTCAGCAGATGACCACACACGCAAAACAGCAGTCAGAAATATTGTATATTGCATCCATTGAGCCATAATCCCAGTCTGCACAGAGCTCCAGTGGTTTGATGTCTAAAGAATAAATAGATGAGTGAACGTGAGTAAAGAGCGCAGTTGTCTTTTGGTTTTAAATCGAGCGCAGAGCGCGAGTCAAAAGAGATGATGCCTTTCCTCCTACATGTCACTAGAAAGAGGCGCTGATCCAAGAAATAAACACACGCGCACGCAACTTGTAGACACTGCTTTCTTCTCTTCTTTATAGAACtcttagtttgatgcatttggtgttattttaatgacaaatgtcGAAAGCGCATTATTGTAACGCAAAGCAATTTTGCTCCCAGAAGACGTCTATTATATAAACACAGCTCAGACGTCTAGGCTAAAACAAGGCTAAATTcgggctgtcagtgaaaatttgTTAATGTCTAATCATAGTCCAATAATAGACTAGTCGTCAGTTATTAAACGACTACGTACGTCTAATAGACGGTGAATATGGGTCTAGGCTAAAACAAGGCTGAATTTaggctgtcagtgaaaatttaACAGACGTGTAGCCTAACCGTAGCCCATGAATAGACTATTCTTTAACTAGACTGCCATTGAATGCCTACATATATACATCTAATAGAAAACTAAATGGCAATCCAtccaaacaaattaaatatacagcttttattaagaaaaaataaaataaaaatattaacaacttGGTCAATTTAAGacaatacaaaatgataaaaatacaaaaataattaatgacaaaatacacttttataaaatacaacttaaaagtaaatattataattatctgGAATGTTTAACAacttaagatttatatatatgcatatatatatatgcattgggatcagcatttgaAGACATTCTGAACTATATTgatgttagacaacacgtttcaggacctacttattgtcaaaatcatactttagatttaatagtcacatggaattgatgttgatagtgttgaaattattcagagcagcccgaaaaatggagcgcagttggaggaaaacaaaactagaggtatttcgtattgttTGGCGGGAAAGTAatatatcctacagaaaagcattaataactgctagatctgattacttttcttctcttttagaagaaaacaagcataaccccaggtatttattcaatgcagtggctaaattaacgaaaaataatgcctcaacaagtgttgacatttcccaacaccacagcagtaatgactttatgaactactttacttctaaaatcgatactattagagataaaattgcaaccattcagcagtcagctacagtatcacatcagacttAGTTCACTATAGACGCcccgaggaacagttccactcactctctactataggagaggaagaattctataaacttgttaaatcattgtggcgagtggggcggggccgagaggcgtgggaacgaggagtgaggccaggtgtggtgattggagatgagctacacctgagccccaccgctagtatcgagtcccacgtaggagatggaaggatataaaactggagcgacgaccgtgaaggagagagaggaccaggcctgggacattattttatgttttggcttttatttgtgcgcgtcagtcgccgtgaggggctgactcgctgttttgtttatttttgaatattaaagtttcattttgattgtgcgccggttcccgcctccttcttcccgatgaatatggagatttgtttgttacaatcatctaaaccaacaacatttatgttagaccctataccatctaagctcctaaaagaggtgcttccagaagtcatagatcctcttctgactattattaattcctcattgtcattaggatatgtccccaaaaccttcaaactggctgttattaagcctctcataaaaaaaaaaaaaaaaaaaaaaacacaacttgaccccaaagaactagttaattatagaccaatctcgaatctcccttttctttccaagatactagaaaaggtggtatcctcataATTATATTCCTTTTAGAGAAAAATTGTATATGCGAGGATTTCCAGTCatgatttagaccatatcatagtactgagactgctctccttagagttacaaatgatctgctcttatcatctgatcgtgggtgtatctctctattagttttattggatcttagtgctgcgtttgacacaattgaccacagcattcttttgcatagacttgaacacttttttggcatcagtggaagtgcattagcatggtttaaatcgtacttatatgaccgccatcagttcgtagcagtgaatgaagatgtatcatatcgatcacaagtgcagtatggagtacctcaaggctcagtactagggccgctactcttcacactttatatgttaccctttggagatatcatcaggaaacatggtgttagctttcactgttatgctgatgatactcagctctatatatttcttcgcggcccggtgaaacacaccaatttgaaaaactaatggaatgcatagtcaatataaaaaattggatgacaagtaatttcttactgctaaattcagaaaaaactgagctgttaattataggacctaaaaactctgcttgtaataacctagaacactgtctaagacttgatggttgctctgtcaattcttcgtcatcagttaggaacctagatttgctacttgatcgcaatctttccttagaaagccacgtttctagcatttgtagaactgcatttttccatctcaaaaatatatctaaattacggcctatgctctcaatgttaaatgcagaaatgtaaatccatgcatttatgacttcaaggttagattattgtaatgctttattgggtggttgttctgctcgcttagtaaacaaactacagctagtccaaaatgcagcagcaagagttcttactagaaccaggaagtatgaccatattagcccggtcctgtccacactgcactggctccctatcaaacatcgtatagattttaaaatattgcttattacttataaagccctgaaatgtttagcacctcagtatatgaatgagctccttttacattatac encodes:
- the mmp19 gene encoding matrix metalloproteinase-19: MAQWMQYTIFLTAVLRVWSSAETSRRREFTEAQMYLRQFGYLDTPLNPEAQRDSSERAMKVALSLFQGVSGLPVTGNLDRATLLKMRQPRCGVEDPFNQKSLKYRRFGFWRKKNLTYRIYNYTPDMGKTATQTAIRSAFKYWSDVTPLIFKEINYGPADIQISFHKRVGCPSPFDGPGHVLAHAEAPPSGIVHFDEDEFWTEGKYYGSNLRIVAAHEIGHALGLGHSQYSSALMAAHYTGYQADFKLHIDDIRGIQAIYGKRIFTTTTADDIYAVTNPTAIAPFPRGDMLDPCTAKLDAIMLGPSRKTYAFSGDYVWTITDMGHNSPVKISLLWKGLPGNLNAAVYSPRTNKTYFFKGEKVWRFTNNRLDYRYPKPLKRIPANIDAALYYEKNKNIFFFKGSGYWQWDEMVYNDLSIYPKPISRLFIGIPSYPDAALTWTNGKMYFFKGDKYWRLNEQLIVDSGYPLSKRVRWMRCN